One Colias croceus chromosome 29, ilColCroc2.1 DNA segment encodes these proteins:
- the LOC123704413 gene encoding uncharacterized protein LOC123704413 translates to MDNNQETKKCFCARCFLPVDAEDRVDIENQNFHRICSMCCICRTIPTTLKMFYGHVFCNECFKTHVLTRFKGENPRIHSNSWWMQWAPGAKPQDQENKESCDSKSSESPMEDPGKRCICARCLQPVAEDRINIGDQSFHTHCARCCFCRTIPKSNLKIYYGQVFCEDCFHRHVMNRNRDNPSEFFKNCFEQWQNNPQFAENMREFMCSNREQSPLVFMMQDQQAPFCRCGTSPQEWFQPSEPKKSATPAPRSIAGDSTWDLSFENRTEVSDIPESIDESANPENCSVTAAEKIEKLTKYLHERQEIEDKMEKKWKNYELDNVSMVSKDSFKYWRDIQETKVKRNDLECPKCLWQCGPIYVSTEYLQKKQIVCEE, encoded by the exons ATGGATAATAATCAGGAAACAAAGAAATGTTTCTGTGCGCGGTGTTTTTTGCCTGTTGATGCAGAAGATAGAGTCGATATAGAAAATCAGAATTTCCATAGGATATGTAGTATGTGCT gtATATGCCGAACGATACCAACTACTCTGAAAATGTTCTATGGTCACGTGTTTTGTAACGAATGTTTCAAAACGCACGTCTTGACGAGGTTTAAGGGAGAGAATCCAAGGATCCATTCGAACAGTTGGTGGATGCAATGGGCGCCTGGGGCGAAACCTCAAGACCAAGAAAATAAGGAGAGCTGTG aCTCGAAAAGTTCAGAGAGTCCCATGGAAGATCCGGGCAAGAGATGCATCTGTGCGAGATGCCTGCAGCCGGTTGCTGAAGATCGTATCAATATTGGTGATCAAAGCTTCCACACGCATTGTGCTAGATGCT GTTTTTGTCGCACGATACCGAAATCGAACTTGAAAATCTATTACGGCCAAGTGTTTTGCGAAGATTGCTTCCACCGCCACGTGATGAACAGAAATCGTGATAATCCTTCAGAATTCTTTAAGAATTGCTTCGAACAGTGGCAAAATAATCCGCAGTTTGCTGAAAATATGAGGGAGTTCATGTGTTCGAATCGGGAGCAATCGCCGCTTGTCTTTATGATGCAAGATCAACAAGCACCCTTCTGCAGGTGCGGTACGAGCCCACAAGAATGGTTCCAGCCTAGTGAACCAAAAAaat CTGCTACGCCAGCGCCAAGATCCATCGCTGGAGACTCTACTTGGGATCTATCTTTTGAAAACCGCACAGAAGTTTCTGATATTCCTGAATCGATCGACGAATCCGCAAATCCTGAAAATTGTTCTGTTACCGCAGCTGAAAAAATCGAAAAGCTCACGAAATATTTACATGAACGGCAAGAAATTGAAGATAAAATGGAGAAAAAATGGAAAAACTATGAATTAGATAATGTTTCAATGGTATCTAAAGATTCATTTAAGTATTGGCGGGATATCCAGGAAACGAAAGTGAAACGTAATGATCTGGAATGTCCTAAATGTTTGTGGCAGTGTGGTCCTATTTATGTAAGCACTGAATATTTGCAAAAGAAGCAAATTGTTTGCGAAGAATAa
- the LOC123704421 gene encoding uncharacterized protein LOC123704421 — protein sequence MYGKKAPSTYRSTPSVYSHYTGKSSTNLRSSKSVKSLRVPWYQKPILHDAFVLDLQRGSLLTGFFSVFMAIFTFAQSIFDLYCLGMAAPGSVHYGYYVMSYQFVYVGSAPVRNVLIVFALFSWIGSVAVLVTSILLIVALRKEYEKKIVPWLYTFGVFILFRLVAFLFASIVNDMIFAYNILMCLCWIVFCVCGSYGWVLVYSLYLELSDLTKLEDLAHLRMGTMASLNASLAGSRPTTPHSTVSTMPASQI from the exons ATGTACGGAAAGAAAGCACCATCGACGTACCGATCGACACCATCAGTATACTCGCATTATACTGGAaa GTCCTCCACAAATCTCCGTTCTTCAAAATCAGTGAAATCCCTTCGAGTGCCATGGTATCAGAAGCCAATCCTTCATGATGCTTTTGTTTTGGATCTACAGCGAGGCTCTCTGCTTACAGGCTTTTTTTCTGTG tttATGGCCATATTTACGTTTGCACAAAGCATCTTCGATCTATACTGCCTCGGCATGGCGGCCCCGGGCTCTGTACACTATGGGTATTATGTTATGAGCTACCAGTTTGTGTATGTTGGTAGTGCGCCTG tgcgtaACGTCCTCATAGTGTTTGCACTGTTTTCCTGGATTGGGTCTGTGGCTGTGCTTGTTACAAGCATTCTTCTTATTGTTGCGTTACGTaag GAATATGAGAAGAAAATAGTCCCCTGGCTGTACACATTTGGAGTCTTTATTCTCTTCCGTCTGGTTGCGTTTCTCTTTGCCTCCATAGTGAATGATATGATATTTGCATACAATATATTGATGTGCCTGTGTTGGATAGTGTTTTGTGTGTGCGGTAGCTACGGGTGGGTACTGGTGTACAGCTTGTATCTGGAGTTGTCTGATTTGACGAAACTAGAGGATTTGGCGCATTTGCGG ATGGGTACAATGGCGTCTCTAAACGCATCTCTAGCCGGGTCCAGACCGACCACACCCCACTCTACAGTATCTACTATGCCGGCTTCACAAATATGA